The genome window GCCTCTTGCTTACCTTCACGGGTTTGGCAACATTATTCCTGGCTTAGAGCAAGAATTAGTAGGCAAGGTAGCAGGTGATGGCTTTCAGGTAACGGTTAAGCCAGAAGATGCTTATGGAGAGCGGATGGAGCAACTGGTACAGCAAGTGCCATTGGCCACGTTTCCAGAGCCAGAAAAGTTAGAAGTAGGGATGCGTTTTACCGCTCAAACAGAACAAGGTGATATTCCAGTGGTTATTACTGCGATAGAGAATGATGAAGCATCGGTTGATGCCAATCACCCCTTAGCAGGTGTAACCTTACATTTTGAAGGTAAAGTGGTTGATGTGCGCGATGCTACAGAAGAAGAGCTAGAGCATGGTCATGCTCACTAATTAAGTGAGTCGCAAATACCAGCTACTTATAATGTAAAAATAAATAAAAGGCTTCTTGTGCATGACAATAGAAGCCTTTTTTATGTCTAGTGTCTGCTTGTCTTGAATTATTTTTAGACAAATGTAGGGCGAAGTATAAGCTTCTTTCAAAAAGCTAAAAACCATTTACTTGTTCTTTATTTTGTTTTTTTTCAGTACCAATATCGGCAAAAGTTTCTTTTAAGTTATGTGCTGTAATAGGCTTGCTCAAGAAAAAGCCTTGAACTTCATCACAGCCGATTTTTATTAGTGTTTCAAGCTCTTCTTGGTGTTCTACTCCTTCTGCGACAACGGTTAAATCTAAATGTCTTGCCATAGAGATAATAGCGTCGGTTAAGGCAAAATTTTTGGCGTCTTTATGTAAATTGCTAATTAAGCTTCTATCGATTTTGATTTTATCAAACGGTAAGTTCTTTAAGTGGGTAATAGATGAAAAACCAGTGCCATAGTCATCTAGCGCAATTTGGATACCATACTTTTTAAGCTTGGTTAATGTTACCTCACATACTTTAAGGTTCTGAATAACCTGACGTTCAGTAATTTCAATACATAGCATTTCTGGAGGCAAGTTGACTTCTTTTATCGTATTAATAAGATTATTAAAAAACGTTGGGTTTGTAAACTGGCGGGCAGCGACATTAATGGCAACACTAATAAAGGGTAGGTATTTACCATTCAGTTGTTTAATAAGTTTAGACGCCTCTCGTATAACATAGCAACACAGTGTACTGCCATAAATTGAGTTTTCAGCAATGTTAATAAACTCTTCTGGTGGAATATCCCCTAACTCGTTGTTATTCCACCGAATTAATGCTTCAACACCAGAGCAATCACCTGTTAAACAATTGATGATTGGCTGGTATACAACTGAAAATTCTTTTCTTCGCAGACCTGATGGAAGTAAGTTAGCAATTTTTATATTTCTATTATTTAAGTTATCAAGCCTTTTACTGTAAAAACAAGCAAAATGATCACTGTTGTGTTTGGCTTCATACATAGCAATATCGGCATGTTTAACCAGCTCTTGAACCGTTTGACTGTCAGGGTAAACAGCAATACCAATACTAATGCTAACATCAATATTATATTGACCAATTTTAATAGGGAGAGCAGAAATCGCTTCATTGACTCGTTTGGCGATAGGATAAGCTTGTACTTCAGCATGTAAGTGTTCGGCAATAATGGCAAACTCATCGCCGCTAAGCCTGAATAACATATCCTCTTTTCTAAGTGCTTTGGTTACTCTAATCCCAAGCTCTTTCAAAATCTGGTCACCAGCACTATGTCCA of Spartinivicinus poritis contains these proteins:
- a CDS encoding two-component system response regulator, encoding MKEFIVNCYEPNSKILMVEDNPSDALLFKTMIERASNNYISIDTVDTYAETLEKLDNNHYTAILLDLHLPDIDSFESPIKAIEQLSPELPVVILTGSADHSLPLKLIRLGVQDYLCKNEVTPSILMRSLRYAKERKEIQLELKKALKNQANQNELLKSIVRKDSLTNLPNRIYFFDFCKRALNLAKRQNTVMAVLYFDINGFKCINDTYGHSAGDQILKELGIRVTKALRKEDMLFRLSGDEFAIIAEHLHAEVQAYPIAKRVNEAISALPIKIGQYNIDVSISIGIAVYPDSQTVQELVKHADIAMYEAKHNSDHFACFYSKRLDNLNNRNIKIANLLPSGLRRKEFSVVYQPIINCLTGDCSGVEALIRWNNNELGDIPPEEFINIAENSIYGSTLCCYVIREASKLIKQLNGKYLPFISVAINVAARQFTNPTFFNNLINTIKEVNLPPEMLCIEITERQVIQNLKVCEVTLTKLKKYGIQIALDDYGTGFSSITHLKNLPFDKIKIDRSLISNLHKDAKNFALTDAIISMARHLDLTVVAEGVEHQEELETLIKIGCDEVQGFFLSKPITAHNLKETFADIGTEKKQNKEQVNGF
- a CDS encoding FKBP-type peptidyl-prolyl cis-trans isomerase, which translates into the protein MLIGDKCVVSIEYTLKDDDGTVIDQSAEGQPLAYLHGFGNIIPGLEQELVGKVAGDGFQVTVKPEDAYGERMEQLVQQVPLATFPEPEKLEVGMRFTAQTEQGDIPVVITAIENDEASVDANHPLAGVTLHFEGKVVDVRDATEEELEHGHAH